In Thiovulum sp. ES, the genomic stretch ACTCAATCTGTTTTGACAATAAACGGAAACGAGCAATACATGAATATATAAAGACAGCTTCAATATTTTGGTTCTCTAATTTTGAGGAACTTAATTTTGAATCTTCTAAAATCAGCCCGATGTTTCCGACACCAAAACGAACTTTTTCGCCAACTTTAAAATTTCCGCCATAGAAAAGAGATTCGTCATCATTGATTTTCAGCATTGCTCTTGCGATAAGAGTTCCCCGTTTTTTACGAATAAGTGGAAAAGCGAGACCTGTGTCAAGAAGAGACTCTTCACCAAAATATTTTTTATATACATCAATTGCTTTAACTCTATTTAATTCTAAAAGAGTGTTGCCTTTTGCTTTTGTAACCGTGAATTCTTTTCCGATTGGTTGCCAATTAAAATTGTAATCATTTCGGATTTCTAAAACATCACTTTCAAATGCAATAGCAACAATACCACGAAGAGTAAAAATAGAACCAAAAGAGACCGCTATTCCAGTTGATTTTCCATTATTTCCACCAATTCCACCAGCAATAACAACATTCCGATTTGCCGAAGTAACTCCATCGAGAAAATCCTCAACATTAAAAACAGGTGATGAATCTGTAAAAATTATCACAAGTTTTGTTTTTGGGGTAAAGAGGGTTTCGGCGACTTTTTGTCCGCATGAGAAACTATCAAGAGTTCCTATAAAAAGCTCACCTTTTAGAGTTGTTGCAACAAAAGAGGAGATTGAGACAACAATTTTAGAAGTCGAAACTTCAGTATCTGAAATTTCTCCAGCTGTTGTTGTTCCAATAATTTTTGCATTTGGCAACTCTTCTTCAATAATTGCTGAACTTTTCATAAGTCCAACTGTTCCTTGCCCTGAAAAAATCTGAACAAGAAGATTTTCCTCATTTTTCCATTGAGAAAAATCTATGATATTTCTAATATCACTCAGATTCTCAATTGTAAAATTTTCGTTTTTCAATTTATGAATCCTTTTGCAATATTAGAAATTTTTAAATTAAACACTTTTTACAAAAGCTTCCATTTCATCAACAATCTCTTCGATTGTTCTTTCGCCGTCAATTTTCTTAAGAATATTTTTAGAGTTATAAAAAGTTTCAATTGCATTTAATGGTTCAAGATAGACACTCATTCTGTTATTAAAAACTTCAACATTGTCATCAGCACCTCTTGCACGACCAAGAACTCGATCTTTTGCTGTCTCTTCTGAAACCGTAACTTCGATAACTGATTTTAAATCTAATGAATTTTCAGTTTGAAGAATCTCTTCAAATTTTACCATTTGCTCTTCACTTCTTGGGAAACCATCAATAAGAATTGTCTCTTTATCAGAATTTTTAAGAGCTTTTGCAACCGTATTTAGAACAATATCGATTGGGCAAAGAAGACCTTTACTAACATAAGAATCGATCTCTTTTCCTAAATCTGAACCACTTGCCACTTCATCTCGGAGAAGATTTCCAGTTGAAAAGTGAGCGATGAGGTCGCTGTTTCTTTCTGCAATTAATTCAGCATCAGTTGTTTTTCCAGAACCTGGAGCACCAATAATAA encodes the following:
- a CDS encoding adenylate kinase-like kinase (PFAM: Adenylate kinase), with the translated sequence MKKVFFIIGAPGSGKTTDAELIAERNSDLIAHFSTGNLLRDEVASGSDLGKEIDSYVSKGLLCPIDIVLNTVAKALKNSDKETILIDGFPRSEEQMVKFEEILQTENSLDLKSVIEVTVSEETAKDRVLGRARGADDNVEVFNNRMSVYLEPLNAIETFYNSKNILKKIDGERTIEEIVDEMEAFVKSV